The Methylocella tundrae genome contains the following window.
CCTCGCGCGCCGCGACCGCGAGGAGGTTTGCGCCGTCGGGCAACAGGCGCCAGCCGAGGCTTCACCCGAGGCCAGCGCTCCCGTCCCGATGTTCAACGCCGCCGATGGCGAAGTCCGCAAGATGGTAGTCGAACTGCGCAAGCGCATTCTCGAAACCTCGGACGACCTCGGCCCGAATTTTGCCGAGGAAGCGCTCAAGATTCATCATGGCCTCGTCCCTGACCGGCCCATTCATGGCCAGGCCAGCTTCGAGGAAGCGCGCACGCTGATCGAGGAAGGCGTTAAGATCATGCCTCTTCCGCGCCTTCCCGGGGAGATGAATTAGCGGGGCGCCGAGAGTCGAGCCTTCAGCCCCGCCACGAAGATGCTCGCCGCCGCATCAACAATCATGCGCCAGTCGGCGCTTTCGCCAGCGAGGATTTCGGCTTCGATCTTCTGATCGAGAACGAGCTCTGCGAGCCCATGAGCCATGCTCCATGCAGCAACGGCTTCGACATCAGCGGGCGCCCCAACGCCGAGGCCCGCGACCGCCCGCTCCAGCGCCGCAAACGTCTGCGCCCCCGCTTCGGCAAGCGCGAAGTGATCGGCTTTTTTGAGTGTTGCGCCGAACATCAGCCGATAGATTGCGGGTTCGCTCAGCGCGAAATCCACATAGGTCTCCGCCATCGCAAGAAAGCGGCGCGCGGGATCATGCGTTTCGTCATCAAGTGCGCCGAACCGCGCCAGCAGCCTCTCAAACCCGCCAACCGCGATATCGGCGAGCAGAGCTTCGCGGCTGGCGTAATGCCGATAGGGCGCCGCGTGCGACACGCCGGCGTTTCGCGCGACCTGCCGCAGGCTGACGGCTTCAGCTCCCCCCGTCGCCAGAATCCGCTCGGCCTCCACTCTCAACGCGGCTTTGAGATCACCGTGATGATAAGCGCCAGCCCTGCTTTCCGCATGTTTCATGCCGGGCTCCAGATTTCGAGACGGCTGGCGCATGGCGCGATTTATGTTTTCGCCGACAACATTCTACTCTATGTTGACTGTGATAACATCAGTTAGCGAGGTCAATGCGTTATGAACGCCCCGACCGAAGCAGAGCTTTCGACGCGGCGGTCCGAACTGCTCGCAGTGCTGCATCGCCAGCGCGAAGCCTTTCTTGGCGACATGTCGCCCTCCCGACCCATACGCGCCGATCGTCTCAACCGGCTTGATCGCCTGCTTGAAACCCATGCTGACCGCTTCGCCGATCTCATTCAGAAAGATTTTGGCGTTCGCTCCCGCACAGAGACCGTCATCGCCGAAGTCATGCTCAGCCGCGCCGCCATTCGTCACGCCGGGAAGCGCCTGCGCGCCTGGATGAAACCCCGGCGGGCGCCGACCTCGCTCGCCTTCTGGCCCGGCCGCTCGCTCTTGTTGCGTCAACCGCTCGGGGTCATCGGCATCATCAGCCCCTGGAACTATACGCTTCAGCTGGCTGTCGGGCCGCTGACCGACGCACTCGCCGCGGGCAATCGCGTCATGATCAAGCCATCGGAGCTGACGCCCCTGTTTTCGGAGGCGTTCCGCGCCGCCGTCGCCGAATTTTTCGCGCCTGAAGAAGTCGCCATCGTCACCGGCGATGCCGGGACCGGCAAAGAATTTTCGGCATTGCCTTTCGA
Protein-coding sequences here:
- a CDS encoding DUF1178 family protein: MIRFALRCAGGHQFESWFQNGSAFDSQAAAGLVSCPVCQSSAVSKAIMAPSLARRDREEVCAVGQQAPAEASPEASAPVPMFNAADGEVRKMVVELRKRILETSDDLGPNFAEEALKIHHGLVPDRPIHGQASFEEARTLIEEGVKIMPLPRLPGEMN
- a CDS encoding TetR/AcrR family transcriptional regulator → MKHAESRAGAYHHGDLKAALRVEAERILATGGAEAVSLRQVARNAGVSHAAPYRHYASREALLADIAVGGFERLLARFGALDDETHDPARRFLAMAETYVDFALSEPAIYRLMFGATLKKADHFALAEAGAQTFAALERAVAGLGVGAPADVEAVAAWSMAHGLAELVLDQKIEAEILAGESADWRMIVDAAASIFVAGLKARLSAPR